A single region of the Lycium barbarum isolate Lr01 chromosome 2, ASM1917538v2, whole genome shotgun sequence genome encodes:
- the LOC132627130 gene encoding uncharacterized protein LOC132627130 — protein MLGKSFVTPLLTFNSASCFSAPGCDSGSAAANSLVWYANCSTSITSNVTRGSWSSNYPSKKWTLHSTATDNIALTEEEKKTWNNSRQALSALKFNPEEEDKILGKAFGHIHSPYWYEERKKEVPRLEVVNEILDYLRSLSLTDDDLTKLLKKFPEVLGCSLEDEMKNNVEILAKQWGIEGKTLRKLLLRNPKVLGYNVDCKGDCVAKCTRCWARF, from the exons ATGCTAGGAAAATCATTTGTTACTCCTCTGCTGACCTTTAACTCTGCGTCATGCTTCTCCGCTCCGGGT TGTGATTCTGGCTCAGCAGCAGCAAACAGTCTAGTATGGTACGCAAATTGCTCGACTAGCATTACATCTAATGTCACTAGGGGATCTTGGTCGTCCAATTATCCATCCAAGAAATGGACATTGCATTCAACAGCTACGGACAATATAGCATTAACCGAAGAAGAGAAGAAAACATGGAACAATAGCAGACAAGCTCTTTCTGCATTAAAATTTAACCCAGAGGAAGAAGACAAAATATTAGGAAAAGCATTTGGCCACATACATTCGCCTTACTGGTATGAAGAACGGAAGAAAGAGGTTCCACGACTAGAAGTTGTGAATGAGATATTGGATTATTTAAGGAGTTTAAGCCTTACTGATGATGATCTCACTAAACTTCTCAAGAAATTCCCAGAAGTTCTTGGATGTAGccttgaagatgaaatgaaaaacAATGTCGAAATTTTGGCAAAGCAATGGGGAATTGAAGGTAAAACTCTGAGAAAGTTGCTTCTTCGAAATCCAAAAGTTTTAGGCTACAACGTTGATTGCAAAGGTGATTGCGTGGCTAAATGCACTCGCTGTTGGGCTCGGTTCTAA